One genomic segment of Tachyglossus aculeatus isolate mTacAcu1 chromosome 17, mTacAcu1.pri, whole genome shotgun sequence includes these proteins:
- the LOC119939627 gene encoding natural killer cells antigen CD94-like isoform X1 encodes MNELNVVFTEKKMSHPTQKQKRGHKYMTREGSLSAPWKLLAGILGVLSLVLMAIMLALGILVVKRDISESSFQLPENSSSLLNTTSQSECYFGSCPEKWIWSRGNCYYISNHSMNWQGSRADCMKRNSSLLKIESREELNDFLKLLRGSYWTGLSYNVTENSWMWDDGVTLSQELLPVVKNFPSGMCVYYGLEDSFVHDDCNYSTFYICKQTAM; translated from the exons ATGAATGAGCTGAATGTAGTCTTTACAGAGAAGAAAATGTCCCACCCAACTCAGAAGCAGAAGAGGGGACATAAGTATATGACGAGAGAAG GTTCCTTGTCTGCTCCCTGGAAGCTCCTGGCTGGGATTCTGGGGGTACTGAGTCTGGTGCTCATGGCAATCATGTTAGCACTGGGGATCCTCGTGGTAAAAC GCGATATCTCAGAATCTTCATTCCAACTACCCGAGAACTCTTCTTCGCTTCTCAACACCACATCCCAGAGTG AATGTTACTTTGGCTcttgcccagagaagtggatCTGGAGTAGAGGAAACTGTTATTACATTTCTAATCATAGTATGAACTGGCAAGGCAGTAGAGCTGACTGCATGAAAAGGAATTCCAGTCTCCTGAAGATAGAAAGCAGGGAAGAGTTGAAT GATTTTCTGAAACTTCTGAGAGGCTCCTATTGGACTGGACTTTCTTATAATGTAACAGAGAACTCTTGGATGTGGGATGATGGCGTCACTCTCTCCCAGGAACT GTTACCGGTGGTAAAAAATTTCCCTAGTGGAATGTGCGTCTATTATGGATTGGAGGATTCATTTGTTCACGATGACTGTAATTATTCAACATTTTATATTTGTAAACAAACAGCTATGTAG
- the LOC119939627 gene encoding natural killer cells antigen CD94-like isoform X2: protein MSHPTQKQKRGHKYMTREGSLSAPWKLLAGILGVLSLVLMAIMLALGILVVKQCYFGSCPEKWIWSRGNCYYISNHSMNWQGSRADCMKRNSSLLKIESREELNDFLKLLRGSYWTGLSYNVTENSWMWDDGVTLSQELLPVVKNFPSGMCVYYGLEDSFVHDDCNYSTFYICKQTAM from the exons ATGTCCCACCCAACTCAGAAGCAGAAGAGGGGACATAAGTATATGACGAGAGAAG GTTCCTTGTCTGCTCCCTGGAAGCTCCTGGCTGGGATTCTGGGGGTACTGAGTCTGGTGCTCATGGCAATCATGTTAGCACTGGGGATCCTCGTGGTAAAAC AATGTTACTTTGGCTcttgcccagagaagtggatCTGGAGTAGAGGAAACTGTTATTACATTTCTAATCATAGTATGAACTGGCAAGGCAGTAGAGCTGACTGCATGAAAAGGAATTCCAGTCTCCTGAAGATAGAAAGCAGGGAAGAGTTGAAT GATTTTCTGAAACTTCTGAGAGGCTCCTATTGGACTGGACTTTCTTATAATGTAACAGAGAACTCTTGGATGTGGGATGATGGCGTCACTCTCTCCCAGGAACT GTTACCGGTGGTAAAAAATTTCCCTAGTGGAATGTGCGTCTATTATGGATTGGAGGATTCATTTGTTCACGATGACTGTAATTATTCAACATTTTATATTTGTAAACAAACAGCTATGTAG